The nucleotide sequence TCCGTCAGCCCGGCCTTCCGTCAGCCTCGTCACCCCCCGTCAGTCCGCTCTCCCtcgcccgcccccttcccctactcaAAACCCGGCTTTCCGTCAGCCCTCCGTCAGCCCTCCGTCAGCCCTCCGTCAGTCCAGCTCTCCGTCAGCCCGGCCCCGCAGCCCACATCACCCGGCCCTTTTGTCAgccctccgcgccctccgcagcCCTCCGTCTCCCAGCTCTCCGTAGCCCGCCCCCCGTCCCGCCTAATCAGGGGCCCCGGCCCTTTGTCAGCCCTACATCAGCCCGGCCTTCCGTCAGCCCTCCCCTCAGCCCTCCGTCAGCCCTCCGTCAGTCCAGGTCTCCGTCAGCCCTCCGTCAGCCCTCCGTCAGCCCTCCGTCAGTCCAGCTCTCCGTCAGCCCGGCCT is from Penaeus monodon isolate SGIC_2016 unplaced genomic scaffold, NSTDA_Pmon_1 PmonScaffold_24358, whole genome shotgun sequence and encodes:
- the LOC119570316 gene encoding 36.4 kDa proline-rich protein-like; this translates as LCVSLTVSPFASLTLSCLCLVVSVINQPDRQPIPKSSSAYTHFPALRQLALPSAYSSAKPSSSIFVSLNTRPALRQPSVSNPSAIRQPGLPSTLRQPSVSPAFRQPRHPPSVRSPSPAPFPYSKPGFPSALRQPSVSPPSVQLSVSPAPQPTSPGPFVSPPRPPQPSVSQLSVARPPSRLIRGPGPLSALHQPGLPSALPSALRQPSVSPGLRQPSVSPPSALRQSSSPSARPSVSRLSVTKVAGPLRRESLVWGSHRIRT